A genomic region of Xanthomonas campestris pv. phormiicola contains the following coding sequences:
- a CDS encoding NAD(P)H-dependent oxidoreductase, producing the protein MNVLLVHAHPESTSLNGALKDVAVQRLQAAGHQVQVSDLYAMQWKPALDAQDSLDGAAGDRFDPSLDSKRAFANGRQRADIAAEQAKLRWADAVLLQFPLWWFSMPAILKGWVDRVYAYGFAYGVGEHSDARWGDRYGEGTLAGKRAMLIVTTGGWESHYAPRGINGPIDEVLFPIQHGILHYPGFDVLPPFVVYRSSRMDADRFAQIRDTLGQRLDTLWSAAPIAFRKQNGGDYAIPELTLRPQVAQGQVGFAAHVIGFDEERAAEAAPANDGLRRT; encoded by the coding sequence ATGAACGTCCTGCTGGTCCATGCCCATCCCGAATCCACATCGCTCAACGGCGCGCTCAAGGACGTCGCCGTGCAACGCCTGCAGGCCGCCGGGCACCAGGTGCAGGTGTCGGACCTGTACGCGATGCAGTGGAAGCCGGCGCTCGATGCGCAGGACAGCCTGGACGGCGCGGCCGGCGATCGCTTCGATCCGTCGCTGGACTCCAAACGCGCCTTCGCCAATGGCCGCCAGCGCGCCGATATCGCCGCCGAGCAGGCCAAGCTGCGCTGGGCCGACGCCGTGCTGCTGCAGTTTCCGCTGTGGTGGTTCTCGATGCCGGCGATCCTGAAAGGCTGGGTGGACCGCGTCTATGCCTATGGCTTCGCCTACGGCGTCGGCGAACATTCCGACGCGCGCTGGGGCGACCGCTATGGCGAGGGCACGCTGGCCGGCAAGCGCGCGATGCTGATCGTCACCACCGGCGGCTGGGAATCGCACTACGCGCCGCGCGGCATCAACGGCCCGATCGACGAGGTGCTGTTCCCGATCCAGCACGGCATCCTGCACTACCCCGGCTTCGACGTGCTGCCGCCGTTCGTGGTCTATCGCAGCAGCCGCATGGACGCGGATCGGTTCGCACAGATCCGCGACACGCTCGGCCAGCGCCTGGACACCCTGTGGAGCGCCGCGCCGATCGCGTTCCGCAAGCAGAACGGCGGCGACTACGCCATCCCGGAGCTGACGCTGCGGCCGCAGGTCGCCCAGGGCCAGGTCGGGTTCGCGGCGCATGTCATCGGGTTCGATGAAGAGCGAGCGGCAGAGGCAGCGCCCGCGAACGACGGATTGCGTCGGACATGA